A stretch of the Chitinophaga sp. Cy-1792 genome encodes the following:
- a CDS encoding DUF1501 domain-containing protein, with amino-acid sequence MSRYKKLIDEANNQQLRYTTRRHFLLDCVTGLGAAALGSFLAGCGNNSSVPKAVAGDPMAPKAPHFPGRAKSVIYLHMAGAPSQLELFDYKPALQKLHNQLCPPSLLEGKKFAFIRGVPKMLGPQAVFQQHGQSGAWISDHLPHFTAMADEVSFLKAVQTDQFNHGPAQLLMQTGSARLGRPSLGSWVTYGLGTENSNLPGFVVLTSGGKTPDAGKSVWGSGFLPSVYQGVQCRTKGDPVLFLSDPEGMDRDLRKASIDAINKINEDEYTAYGDPETLARISQYELAYKMQIAVPDVMSIANEPDYIHQMYGTQPGKESFANNCLLARKLVEKGVRFVQLYDWGWDSHGTDENLAIDYGFKNKCREIDRPITALLQDLKQRGLLDETLVVWGGEFGRTPMQENRDGKEMPFLGRDHHVEAFTMWMAGAGIKKGSSHGETDEIGYAAIKGKVAINDIHATILQQLGFDHEKLTYQFQGRPFRLTDTGGKVITPILS; translated from the coding sequence ATGTCCAGATATAAAAAACTGATTGATGAAGCCAACAACCAACAGCTTCGCTATACCACCAGGCGGCACTTCCTGCTCGACTGTGTAACCGGCCTTGGCGCCGCTGCACTGGGGTCTTTCCTCGCAGGCTGCGGCAACAACAGCAGCGTACCGAAAGCTGTTGCCGGCGATCCCATGGCGCCCAAAGCGCCTCATTTTCCTGGTCGTGCCAAAAGTGTGATTTACCTGCACATGGCCGGCGCACCTTCTCAGCTGGAACTCTTCGATTATAAACCTGCCCTGCAGAAACTACATAACCAACTATGCCCGCCTTCTTTACTGGAAGGCAAGAAATTCGCGTTTATCCGTGGCGTTCCTAAAATGCTGGGGCCACAGGCGGTCTTCCAGCAACATGGCCAGTCCGGCGCCTGGATCTCTGACCACCTGCCACATTTCACCGCCATGGCAGATGAAGTCAGCTTCCTCAAAGCCGTGCAGACAGACCAGTTTAACCACGGCCCGGCACAGCTGCTGATGCAAACCGGCAGCGCCAGACTGGGCAGGCCTAGTCTGGGTTCCTGGGTAACCTATGGACTGGGCACGGAAAACAGCAACCTGCCAGGATTTGTGGTACTCACCTCCGGCGGTAAAACACCCGATGCCGGCAAAAGCGTATGGGGCAGCGGTTTCCTCCCTTCTGTGTACCAGGGCGTACAATGCCGTACCAAAGGAGACCCGGTGTTGTTCCTCTCCGATCCGGAAGGCATGGACCGCGATCTGCGCAAAGCCTCAATAGACGCTATCAACAAGATTAACGAAGATGAATATACCGCTTACGGCGATCCTGAAACACTGGCACGTATTTCACAATACGAACTGGCCTATAAAATGCAGATAGCCGTTCCCGATGTAATGAGCATTGCCAATGAGCCGGATTATATCCACCAGATGTACGGCACGCAACCTGGTAAGGAATCCTTTGCAAATAACTGTCTGCTCGCCCGCAAACTGGTGGAAAAAGGGGTACGCTTCGTACAGCTCTATGATTGGGGCTGGGATAGCCATGGCACCGATGAAAACCTTGCCATCGACTATGGGTTTAAAAATAAATGCAGAGAGATAGACCGCCCGATCACCGCACTGCTGCAGGATTTGAAGCAACGCGGCCTGCTTGATGAAACGCTGGTGGTATGGGGTGGCGAATTTGGCCGTACCCCTATGCAGGAAAACCGCGATGGTAAAGAAATGCCTTTCCTTGGCAGAGACCACCACGTAGAAGCCTTTACGATGTGGATGGCCGGCGCCGGTATCAAAAAAGGATCTTCTCATGGCGAAACGGACGAAATCGGCTATGCTGCCATTAAAGGCAAGGTAGCCATCAACGATATTCACGCCACGATCTTACAACAACTAGGATTTGATCACGAAAAACTCACTTACCAGTTCCAGGGAAGGCCTTTCCGCCTGACGGATACCGGAGGAAAAGTAATCACCCCTATATTAAGCTAG
- a CDS encoding DUF1553 domain-containing protein yields MKRMKCYSTKRFTAIISIAFASAAVITGCQSGRKPDFSTEIKPILNKHCISCHGGVKQSGGFSVLFREDALGKTKSGKPAIIPFHPEESEFIRRLTCKDPKERMPQKGTPLTKEEIGLLTRWVKSGAEWGEHWAYVAPKAATVPDPNHAIDYFIEKKRKAEGLSASPEADKMTLLRRVCLDLTGLPPTPQMAASFAAATNANAYEQLVDTLLQSPHFGERWASMWLDLARYSDTKGYERDAGRQIWRYRDWVIDAFNKDMPYDTFTIHQLAGDLLPDPDNNQMIATAFNRNTMTNDEGGTQDEEFRTAAVMDRVATTMDVFQGVTIACVQCHSHPYDPFRFEDYYKLLAFLNDTRDEDTHMEHPKLRLYDSVSLAQVREINSWVATNGSAADQQDVQEFLRVLEPKVHAHDCDQYINGALVDTKYLGIRDGGSCRLPKQPLNNRTHFFMNYWTSTTGGTMEVRLDSLKGKVLISHKIQPTKGRQAIDIPIPPVAGTHDLYLVFRNPSLDKASSVCSVEWFAYRNDFPGKGKPGFDKAYEEMMTVINKNPEDVPVMVENPATMHRVTHVFERGNWMVTGKAVTPDVPHSLNPFPENAPRNRLGLAEWITADQNPLTARVIVNRIWEQLFGTGIVETLEDFGTQGFTPSHPEMLDYLSYQLMHQHKWHLKPLIREIVLSAAYKQSSAATPEMIEKDPANRYLARGPHFRLTAEEVRDQALAVSGLLNPSLHGPSVMPYQPDNIWQSVWSGEYWKKADDGNQYRRAIYVYQKRTSPYPSMLTYDGSSREVCMQRRIRTNTPLQALTTLNDPVYVETAAALALRMQQQGSDAATCIRWGYQQAMFRQLPENKLKVLMTLYDTAFKKYSKDATAAKKLVEGATGKPSGDSAQTAALVVVANAIMNLDEFLIKS; encoded by the coding sequence ATGAAAAGAATGAAGTGCTATTCCACGAAGAGATTCACAGCGATAATCTCGATTGCTTTCGCGTCGGCTGCCGTTATTACGGGCTGCCAGTCGGGCCGTAAACCGGACTTCAGTACTGAAATAAAGCCTATTCTGAATAAACACTGTATCAGCTGTCATGGCGGCGTTAAGCAGAGTGGCGGTTTCAGCGTACTTTTCCGGGAAGACGCCCTCGGCAAAACAAAATCCGGCAAACCAGCCATCATCCCTTTCCATCCTGAAGAAAGTGAGTTTATCCGCCGTCTTACCTGTAAAGATCCTAAAGAGCGGATGCCCCAGAAAGGCACGCCACTCACCAAAGAAGAGATCGGACTGCTCACGCGATGGGTAAAATCCGGCGCCGAATGGGGCGAACACTGGGCATACGTAGCGCCAAAAGCCGCTACTGTACCAGATCCTAACCATGCCATAGATTATTTTATTGAGAAAAAAAGAAAAGCCGAAGGCCTCAGCGCCTCTCCCGAAGCCGATAAAATGACCCTCCTGCGCCGCGTATGCCTCGACCTTACCGGTCTGCCGCCTACACCGCAGATGGCCGCCAGCTTCGCTGCCGCTACCAATGCCAATGCATACGAACAACTGGTGGATACCCTCCTCCAGTCGCCGCACTTCGGCGAAAGATGGGCCTCTATGTGGCTCGACCTCGCCCGGTACTCCGATACAAAAGGCTATGAACGCGACGCCGGCAGACAAATATGGCGCTACCGCGACTGGGTCATCGATGCCTTCAATAAAGATATGCCCTACGATACCTTTACCATCCATCAGCTGGCTGGTGACCTCCTCCCCGATCCTGACAACAACCAGATGATCGCCACGGCCTTCAATCGTAATACCATGACCAACGACGAAGGAGGTACCCAGGACGAAGAATTCCGCACCGCTGCCGTTATGGACCGCGTAGCCACCACCATGGACGTTTTCCAGGGAGTAACCATCGCCTGCGTACAATGCCATAGCCACCCCTACGATCCTTTCCGATTCGAAGACTACTATAAACTCCTCGCCTTCCTCAACGATACCCGCGATGAAGATACCCACATGGAACATCCTAAACTGCGTTTATACGACAGCGTTAGCCTGGCCCAGGTAAGGGAAATCAACAGCTGGGTAGCTACCAACGGCTCCGCCGCCGACCAGCAAGATGTACAGGAATTCCTCCGTGTACTGGAACCGAAAGTACATGCCCACGACTGCGACCAATACATCAACGGCGCCCTCGTAGATACCAAATACCTCGGCATCCGCGATGGTGGCAGCTGCCGGCTTCCGAAGCAGCCACTCAACAACCGCACCCACTTCTTCATGAACTACTGGACCAGCACCACCGGCGGTACCATGGAAGTACGTCTCGACAGCCTCAAAGGAAAAGTATTAATATCTCATAAAATACAACCAACAAAGGGCAGACAGGCCATAGACATACCTATCCCGCCTGTTGCCGGCACCCACGACCTGTACCTGGTATTCCGCAATCCTTCGCTGGACAAAGCATCCAGCGTATGCAGCGTGGAATGGTTTGCCTATCGCAACGACTTCCCGGGTAAAGGAAAACCGGGATTTGATAAAGCATATGAGGAGATGATGACCGTCATCAACAAAAACCCGGAAGATGTGCCGGTAATGGTGGAAAATCCTGCTACCATGCACCGCGTGACGCATGTCTTCGAACGTGGCAACTGGATGGTGACAGGAAAAGCCGTCACCCCTGACGTACCACACTCCCTGAACCCATTCCCTGAAAATGCACCACGTAACCGCCTGGGCCTCGCCGAATGGATCACTGCCGATCAAAACCCACTCACTGCCAGGGTGATCGTCAACCGCATCTGGGAACAGCTCTTCGGCACCGGTATCGTGGAAACCCTGGAAGACTTCGGCACACAGGGCTTTACGCCTAGTCACCCGGAAATGCTGGACTATCTTTCTTACCAACTCATGCATCAGCATAAATGGCACCTGAAGCCACTGATCAGGGAAATAGTGCTGTCGGCCGCCTATAAACAAAGCTCCGCTGCCACACCGGAAATGATCGAAAAAGATCCTGCTAACCGCTACCTGGCCAGAGGCCCGCATTTCCGCCTCACCGCCGAAGAAGTGCGCGACCAGGCGCTGGCCGTAAGCGGACTGCTGAATCCAAGCCTTCACGGCCCAAGTGTCATGCCTTATCAGCCGGATAATATCTGGCAGAGCGTATGGAGCGGCGAATACTGGAAGAAGGCTGATGATGGCAACCAATACCGCAGGGCCATATACGTTTACCAGAAACGTACCAGCCCTTACCCTTCCATGCTCACCTACGACGGCAGCAGCAGGGAGGTTTGCATGCAACGACGTATCCGTACCAACACGCCACTGCAGGCACTCACTACGCTCAACGATCCTGTATACGTGGAAACTGCCGCAGCATTGGCTTTGCGCATGCAACAGCAAGGCAGCGATGCCGCTACGTGTATTCGTTGGGGTTACCAGCAGGCCATGTTCCGCCAGCTGCCGGAGAATAAACTGAAAGTGCTGATGACGCTCTATGATACAGCATTCAAGAAATACAGCAAAGACGCAACAGCTGCAAAAAAACTGGTAGAAGGCGCCACCGGCAAGCCTTCCGGCGATAGTGCACAAACAGCAGCCCTGGTGGTGGTAGCCAACGCTATCATGAACCTGGATGAATTCCTGATCAAATCTTAA
- a CDS encoding AraC family transcriptional regulator, which translates to MIRKTEGFQGQRMIVLPRNLLTAHCEQHPIMSALYITDIGYYPKARFHHRKRPQGAEQHILIYCTEGKGQVTIGGNSHVIRAGDCFLLPRNLDHEYRADIRDPWTIYWVHFLGTSTDSLVEMALKTWQDTKTNLKWSAQRIDFFDLCYNQLQRGNRPENLTGANMYLPAFLASCLYPEHTVTADRQHDVTDLAITYMKNNLHQMLTLQQIAAAVNLSQSHFSALFKNNTGISPIEYFNQMKIQDACQYLLFTTLRIKEIAAKLGMEDPYYFSRLFTKIMGVSPNQYREKKI; encoded by the coding sequence ATGATCAGGAAGACAGAAGGGTTCCAGGGACAACGAATGATCGTACTGCCACGAAACCTGCTAACAGCCCATTGCGAACAGCATCCTATCATGTCCGCATTATATATCACCGACATTGGTTATTATCCCAAAGCCCGGTTTCATCACCGCAAACGCCCACAGGGCGCAGAACAACATATATTAATCTATTGTACCGAAGGCAAAGGCCAGGTAACAATAGGCGGCAACAGCCACGTCATCAGGGCGGGCGACTGCTTCCTGCTGCCCCGTAACCTCGACCATGAATACCGCGCCGATATCAGGGACCCATGGACGATCTACTGGGTACACTTTCTCGGCACCAGTACCGACAGCCTCGTGGAAATGGCCCTCAAAACATGGCAGGATACCAAAACCAACCTGAAATGGTCCGCACAGCGGATCGACTTCTTCGACCTTTGCTACAACCAGCTGCAACGTGGCAACAGGCCCGAAAACCTTACCGGTGCCAACATGTATCTGCCCGCATTCCTCGCCAGCTGCCTCTATCCCGAACATACCGTTACAGCCGACAGACAGCACGACGTCACCGATCTGGCCATCACCTACATGAAAAATAACCTGCACCAGATGCTCACGCTGCAACAGATCGCAGCCGCTGTCAACCTCTCGCAGTCGCACTTCTCCGCCCTGTTTAAAAATAATACCGGCATCTCCCCTATAGAATATTTTAATCAGATGAAAATACAGGACGCCTGCCAGTACCTGCTTTTCACAACTTTACGCATTAAGGAAATCGCCGCAAAACTAGGAATGGAAGATCCCTATTATTTCTCCCGGTTATTTACAAAAATTATGGGCGTATCGCCCAACCAGTACAGGGAAAAGAAAATATAA
- a CDS encoding peptidylprolyl isomerase, whose translation MKKILLLAACCICSLAAFSQSVRVKFTTSYGSFTVMLYDETPKHRDMFLDEIKKGTYTNALFNRVIKDFVIQGGELDDSILLKEKQHPELGAPRFPAEIKPDLFHKPGALGAGRDDNWEKASFFDQIYFVIGRKYTDQELEIIEAKKGWKIPESHKEVYRTIGGIPRLDGDYTIFGQITEGLDVVKKINQVATDKNDVPLQPVAFSVKVMRK comes from the coding sequence ATGAAAAAAATATTGTTACTGGCGGCATGTTGTATATGTAGTCTGGCAGCCTTTTCACAATCTGTCCGTGTTAAATTCACCACCAGCTACGGCAGCTTTACCGTCATGCTGTACGATGAAACGCCTAAGCACAGAGATATGTTTCTCGATGAAATAAAGAAAGGTACCTATACCAATGCCTTGTTTAACCGTGTGATCAAGGATTTCGTGATACAGGGCGGTGAGCTGGACGATAGTATCCTCCTGAAAGAAAAGCAACATCCTGAACTGGGTGCTCCCCGCTTTCCGGCAGAAATCAAACCTGACCTCTTCCATAAACCAGGTGCATTGGGCGCCGGCCGCGATGATAACTGGGAAAAAGCATCTTTCTTTGACCAGATATATTTTGTCATAGGTAGAAAATATACCGACCAGGAACTCGAAATTATTGAGGCTAAAAAAGGCTGGAAAATTCCTGAAAGTCACAAGGAAGTTTATCGTACCATCGGCGGTATTCCGCGACTGGATGGCGATTACACGATATTCGGACAAATCACGGAAGGACTGGATGTCGTGAAAAAAATCAACCAGGTAGCTACCGATAAAAATGATGTTCCATTACAACCGGTTGCATTCAGTGTGAAGGTCATGAGAAAGTAA
- a CDS encoding sulfite exporter TauE/SafE family protein, with translation MWGLIIIFICSIISFLLSAICGGGAGLILIPVLGIALSVSQVPAALSIGTFTSSATRLAAFKKHINWHIVRYFVPAAIPAVWLGAWLLKYLNPVYLEIMMGLFLLSNIPSLLQKAKNESFGHAPNNMALTAIGFAAGFLSGITGAVGVLFNRFYLRYGLTKEEIIATRAANEIILHLIKIILYAYLGLITARVVEVGVLVAIAAVIATWATKSVLPKLSEHLFRKIGYATMVLSGVVMLTSATNNLFASNKGYLNTKLITKGVEANLQWQRKNFSLEFTYDEGFEFEVVIPFAELNATQQKTVMDARPANTQNIIIEAVYTIGETSYEAYYFSNQQLIHKIDFR, from the coding sequence ATGTGGGGATTAATAATCATATTCATCTGTAGTATAATATCTTTTCTGCTCAGCGCCATCTGTGGCGGCGGCGCTGGACTGATCCTGATACCGGTATTAGGCATAGCGCTCTCTGTTAGCCAGGTGCCGGCAGCATTGTCTATCGGTACTTTCACCAGCTCTGCCACCAGACTTGCCGCTTTTAAAAAACATATCAACTGGCATATCGTAAGATATTTTGTGCCGGCAGCCATCCCTGCCGTATGGCTCGGCGCCTGGTTGCTCAAGTACCTCAATCCGGTATACCTCGAAATTATGATGGGACTGTTCCTCCTCAGCAATATTCCATCACTCCTGCAAAAAGCAAAAAATGAATCCTTCGGCCATGCACCTAATAATATGGCCTTAACGGCCATCGGCTTCGCAGCAGGATTCCTCTCCGGCATCACAGGCGCCGTGGGCGTGCTTTTCAACAGGTTCTACCTTCGGTACGGACTCACCAAGGAAGAAATCATCGCCACCAGGGCAGCCAACGAAATCATTCTACATCTCATCAAAATAATATTATATGCCTACCTCGGACTCATTACCGCCAGGGTGGTAGAAGTAGGGGTACTGGTGGCTATCGCCGCGGTTATCGCTACCTGGGCTACTAAATCTGTACTGCCTAAACTCAGTGAACACCTGTTCCGTAAAATAGGATATGCCACCATGGTACTGTCGGGTGTGGTGATGCTGACCAGTGCCACCAATAATCTTTTTGCATCCAACAAAGGCTATCTCAATACAAAACTGATCACAAAAGGCGTAGAAGCCAACCTGCAATGGCAAAGAAAAAATTTCTCACTCGAATTTACCTACGATGAAGGCTTCGAATTTGAAGTGGTGATTCCCTTCGCTGAACTCAATGCCACCCAGCAAAAGACGGTCATGGACGCCCGGCCTGCCAATACGCAGAATATCATTATTGAGGCGGTGTATACCATTGGCGAAACCTCCTATGAAGCCTATTATTTTTCCAATCAGCAACTGATTCATAAAATAGACTTCCGCTAA
- a CDS encoding RNA polymerase sigma-70 factor translates to MYARHWSAMYRAAFYLLRDEEACMDIVQDIFAWLWEKRHQLDIQAVPSYLRTAVRFKVANYIRSGKIRESFYADLSGLNTETPAGSQELLELNDLKTIIREAVNCLPEKCREIFLLSRDGQLSNQQIADLLGISIKTVEAQKTIALKRIRIAVEPHLLALLLFPVLTHYH, encoded by the coding sequence TTGTACGCAAGACATTGGTCAGCCATGTATAGAGCTGCTTTTTATCTGTTGCGGGATGAAGAAGCCTGCATGGATATTGTGCAGGATATATTTGCGTGGTTATGGGAGAAGCGTCACCAGCTGGATATACAGGCGGTCCCATCTTATTTGCGTACAGCAGTCAGGTTTAAGGTAGCCAACTATATCCGCTCCGGAAAAATCAGGGAATCATTTTATGCTGATCTGTCAGGACTAAATACCGAAACACCTGCCGGTTCCCAGGAATTACTGGAACTCAACGATCTTAAAACCATCATCCGTGAAGCGGTGAATTGTTTGCCGGAGAAATGCCGGGAGATATTCCTGCTGAGTCGCGACGGCCAGTTATCAAACCAACAGATTGCTGACCTGCTGGGGATTTCCATCAAAACTGTGGAGGCCCAGAAGACGATTGCCCTCAAAAGAATCCGTATTGCCGTAGAGCCTCATCTGCTGGCGCTGTTACTATTTCCTGTCCTTACCCATTATCATTGA
- a CDS encoding FecR family protein yields MTKEEIISLTEKVAAGTATDAELMQYNRLFDAFQQGSQWDEQLMGDEEAIGQAIRNRLQPMLQPKRSAKVIRWRSWAAAASVVILLGAGGYFLQQRAAKPALAPQIERFKNDIPAPAGNHAVLTLSNGQQVMLDSAGLGMLAVQGKIQVAKGADGVIIYTGSDKNIGNNTVQLPAGSRALAIVLSDGTKAWIDAGSSLTYPVAFTGSKRNVTVSGQVYFEVAQNSNQPFTVFNSSDKTTVEVLGTSFNLRAFATDSSTKVTLVSGSVKVNTTTATHILTPGQQAVTNNKGNISIHNNVDIPSALAWKEGLFYFNGADIATILSEVERYYNVEVVYQANVNDVFVAKIPRDVPVSQLLNLLEMTNLVHFRIEGRKITVIQ; encoded by the coding sequence ATGACGAAAGAGGAGATCATATCATTAACGGAAAAAGTTGCAGCCGGAACCGCTACAGATGCGGAGCTGATGCAATATAACCGTTTGTTTGACGCCTTTCAGCAAGGCTCCCAATGGGATGAGCAGCTGATGGGCGACGAGGAAGCTATTGGGCAGGCGATCAGGAACCGCCTCCAGCCTATGTTACAGCCGAAGCGGTCTGCAAAGGTTATCCGCTGGCGTAGCTGGGCTGCCGCTGCCAGCGTAGTGATCCTATTGGGAGCAGGCGGATATTTCCTGCAGCAGCGTGCCGCAAAGCCGGCACTGGCGCCGCAGATAGAGCGCTTCAAAAATGATATTCCCGCACCGGCAGGTAACCATGCGGTGCTCACCCTCAGCAACGGACAACAGGTCATGCTCGACAGCGCCGGATTGGGAATGCTGGCGGTTCAGGGAAAAATACAGGTAGCCAAGGGAGCTGATGGCGTCATTATTTATACCGGATCAGACAAAAACATCGGGAACAATACCGTTCAACTGCCTGCAGGTAGCCGCGCATTGGCCATCGTACTCAGCGACGGTACCAAAGCATGGATTGATGCGGGTTCCTCACTGACTTATCCCGTCGCCTTTACCGGCAGTAAACGTAACGTAACCGTTTCCGGACAGGTATATTTTGAAGTAGCACAAAATAGTAACCAGCCTTTTACCGTATTTAACAGCTCAGATAAAACCACCGTAGAAGTATTAGGTACCAGCTTTAATTTAAGAGCATTTGCAACCGATTCCTCCACCAAAGTAACATTGGTTAGCGGCTCCGTAAAAGTAAATACAACTACAGCAACGCATATACTAACACCTGGCCAACAGGCAGTAACCAACAATAAAGGAAATATAAGCATCCACAACAATGTTGATATACCATCAGCACTGGCGTGGAAAGAAGGACTATTCTATTTTAATGGAGCTGACATAGCCACCATCTTGTCAGAAGTAGAGCGATATTATAACGTAGAGGTTGTATATCAAGCAAATGTCAACGATGTTTTTGTTGCAAAAATTCCAAGGGATGTTCCTGTTTCTCAATTGCTGAATTTACTGGAGATGACCAATCTTGTCCATTTCAGGATTGAAGGCCGAAAGATTACAGTGATACAGTAA